One region of Pan paniscus chromosome 5, NHGRI_mPanPan1-v2.0_pri, whole genome shotgun sequence genomic DNA includes:
- the MDFI gene encoding myoD family inhibitor isoform X1, with translation MYQVSGQRPSGCDAPYGAPSAAPGPAQTLSLLPGLEVVTGSTHPAEAAPEEGSLEEAATPMPQGNGPGIPQALDSTDLDVPTEAVTCQPQGNPLGCTPLLPNGSGHPSELGGTRRAGNGALGGPKAHRKLQTHPSLASQGSKKSKSSSKSTTSQIPLQAQEDCCVHCILSCLFCEFLTLCNIVLDCATCGSCSSEDSCLCCCCCGSGECADCDLPCDLDCGILDACCESADCLEICMECCGLCFSS, from the exons CCCAGACCCTATCCCTCCTTCCTGGGCTGGAGGTAGTAACAGGATCCACTCACCCTGCGGAGGCAGCACCAGAGGAGGGCTCCCTGGAGGAGGCGGCAACCCCCATGCCCCAAGGCAATGGCCCTGGCATCCCCCAGGCCCTGGACAGCACTGACCTCGACGTCCCCACAGAAGCTGTGACAT GCCAGCCTCAGGGGAACCCCTTGGGCTGCACCCCACTTCTGCCGAATGGCTCTGGCCACCCCTCAGAGCTGGGTGGCACCAGACGGGCGGGGAATGGTGCCCTGGGTGGCCCCAAGGCCCACCGGAAGTTGCAGACACACCCATCTCTCGCCAGCCAGGGCAGCAAGAAGAGTAAGAGCAGCAGCAAATCCACCACCTCCCAGATCCCCCTCCAGGCACAGGAAG ACTGCTGTGTCCACTGCATCCTGTCCTGCCTGTTCTGCGAGTTCCTGACGCTGTGCAACATCGTCCTGGACTGCGCCACCTGCGGCTCCTGCAGCTCGGAGGACTCgtgcctctgctgctgctgctgtggctcTGGCGAGTGTGCCGACTGCGACCTGCCCTGCGACCTGGACTGCGGCATCCTGGATGCCTGCTGCGAGTCCGCGGACTGCCTGGAGATCTGCATGGAGTGCTGTGGGCTCTGCTTCTCCTCCTGA
- the TFEB gene encoding transcription factor EB codes for MASRIGLRMQLMREQAQQEEQRERMQQQAVMHYMQQQQQQQQQQLGGPPTPAINTPVHFQSPPPVPGEVLKVQSYLENPTSYHLQQSQHQKVREYLSETYGNKFAAHISPAQGSPKPPPAASPGVRAGHVLSSSAGNSAPNSPMAMLHIGSNPERELDDVIDNIMRLDDVLGYINPEMQMPNTLPLSSSHLNVYSSDPQVTASLVGVTSSSCPADLTQKRELTDAESRALAKERQKKDNHNLIERRRRFNINDRIKELGMLIPKANDLDVRWNKGTILKASVDYIRRMQKDLQKSRELENHSRRLEMTNKQLWLRIQELEMQARVHGLPTTSPSGMNMAELAQQVVKQELPSEEGPGEALMLGAEVPDPEPLPALPPQAPLPLPTQPPSPFHHLDFSHSLSFGGREDEGPPGYPEPLAPGHGSPFPSLSKKDLDLMLLDNSLLPLASDPLLSTMSPEASKASSRRSSFSMEEGDVL; via the exons ATGGCGTCACGCATAGGGTTGCGCATGCAGCTCATGCGGGAGCAGGCGCAGCAGGAGGAGCAGCGGGAGCGCATGCAGCAACAGGCTGTCATGCATTACatgcagcaacagcagcagcagcaacagcagcagctcGGAGGGCCGCCCACCCCGGCCATCAATACCCCCGTCCACTTCCAGTCGCCACCACCTGTGCCTGGGGAGGTGTTGAAG GTGCAGTCCTACCTGGAGAATCCCACATCCTACCATCTGCAGCAGTCGCAGCATCAGAAGGTGCGGGAGTACCTGTCCGAGACCTATGGGAACAAGTTTGCTGCCCACATCAGCCCGGCCCAGGGCTCTCCGAAACCCCCACCAGCTGCCTCCCCAGGGGTGCGAGCTGGACACGTGCTGTCCTCCTCCGCTGGCAACAGTGCTCCCAATAGCCCCATGGCCATGCTGCACATTGGCTCCAACCCTGAGAGGGAG ttGGATGATGTCATTGACAACATTATGCGTCTGGACGATGTCCTTGGCTACATCAATCCTGAAATGCAGATGCCCAACACG CTACCCCTGTCCAGCAGCCACCTGAATGTGTACAGCAGCGACCCCCAGGTCACAGCCTCCCTGGTGGGTGTCACCAGCAGCTCCTGCCCTGCGGACCTGACCCAGAAGCGAGAGCTCACAG ATGCTGAGAGCAGAGCCCTGGCCAAGGAGCGGCAGAAGAAAGACAATCACAACTTAA TTGAAAGGAGACGAAGGTTCAACATCAATGACCGCATCAAGGAGTTGGGAATGCTGATCCCCAAGGCCAATGACCT GGACGTGCGCTGGAACAAGGGCACCATCCTCAAGGCCTCTGTGGATTACATCCGGAGGATGCAGAAGGACCTGCAAAAGTCCAGGGAGCTGGAGAACCACTCTCGCCGCCTGGAGATGACCAACAAGCAGCTCTGGCTCCGTATCCAG GAGCTGGAGATGCAGGCTCGAGTGCACGGCCTCCCTACCACCTCCCCGTCCGGCATGAACATGGCTGAGCTGGCCCAGCAGGTGGTGAAGCAGGAGCTGCCTAGCGAAGAGGGCCCAGGGGAGGCCCTGATGCTGGGGGCTGAGGTCCCTGACCCTGAgccactgccagctctgcccccGCAAGCcccgctgcccctgcccaccCAGCCACCGTCCCCATTCCATCACCTGGACTTCAGCCACAGCCTGAGCTTTGGGGGCAGGGAGGACGAGGGTCCCCCGGGCTACCCCGAACCCCTGGCGCCGGGGCATGGCTCCCCATTCCCCAGCCTGTCCAAGAAGGATCTGGACCTCATGCTCCTGGACAACTCACTGCTACCGCTGGCCTCTGATCCACTTCTGTCCACCATGTCCCCCGAGGCCTCCAAGGCCAGCAGCCGCCGGAGCAGCTTCAGCATGGAGGAGGGCGATGTGCTGTGA
- the MDFI gene encoding myoD family inhibitor isoform X2 — protein MEPPAQPRAQTLSLLPGLEVVTGSTHPAEAAPEEGSLEEAATPMPQGNGPGIPQALDSTDLDVPTEAVTCQPQGNPLGCTPLLPNGSGHPSELGGTRRAGNGALGGPKAHRKLQTHPSLASQGSKKSKSSSKSTTSQIPLQAQEDCCVHCILSCLFCEFLTLCNIVLDCATCGSCSSEDSCLCCCCCGSGECADCDLPCDLDCGILDACCESADCLEICMECCGLCFSS, from the exons ACCCTATCCCTCCTTCCTGGGCTGGAGGTAGTAACAGGATCCACTCACCCTGCGGAGGCAGCACCAGAGGAGGGCTCCCTGGAGGAGGCGGCAACCCCCATGCCCCAAGGCAATGGCCCTGGCATCCCCCAGGCCCTGGACAGCACTGACCTCGACGTCCCCACAGAAGCTGTGACAT GCCAGCCTCAGGGGAACCCCTTGGGCTGCACCCCACTTCTGCCGAATGGCTCTGGCCACCCCTCAGAGCTGGGTGGCACCAGACGGGCGGGGAATGGTGCCCTGGGTGGCCCCAAGGCCCACCGGAAGTTGCAGACACACCCATCTCTCGCCAGCCAGGGCAGCAAGAAGAGTAAGAGCAGCAGCAAATCCACCACCTCCCAGATCCCCCTCCAGGCACAGGAAG ACTGCTGTGTCCACTGCATCCTGTCCTGCCTGTTCTGCGAGTTCCTGACGCTGTGCAACATCGTCCTGGACTGCGCCACCTGCGGCTCCTGCAGCTCGGAGGACTCgtgcctctgctgctgctgctgtggctcTGGCGAGTGTGCCGACTGCGACCTGCCCTGCGACCTGGACTGCGGCATCCTGGATGCCTGCTGCGAGTCCGCGGACTGCCTGGAGATCTGCATGGAGTGCTGTGGGCTCTGCTTCTCCTCCTGA